One Engraulis encrasicolus isolate BLACKSEA-1 chromosome 5, IST_EnEncr_1.0, whole genome shotgun sequence DNA segment encodes these proteins:
- the slc2a3b gene encoding solute carrier family 2, facilitated glucose transporter member 3, with protein MEKMEEDKKKKKVTGYLLFCVFTAVIGSLQFGYNTGVINAPAEKLKTFIRNVTLERTGEAMEEGTVKFVWAFAVAVFSVGGMIGSFGVGVLVNKFGRRKAMFINNILALIGGTLMGLASLCQSFEMVIFGRLVIGLFCGLCTGLSPMYIGELAPTALRGAFGTLHQLGVVIGILVAQIFGLESLLGSHLLWPLLLALTILPAVLQCIMLIFCPESPRHLLINLNQEEEAQQALVRLRGYEDVSDDINEMKEESRKMAMEKKVTIPELFRSPAYRQPIIIAIVLQLSQQLSGINAVFYYSTDIFEKAGVTEPIYATIGAGVVNTVFTVVSLFLVDRAGRRTLHIIGLAGMAISALLMTISMELIPMNKNVSYLAIVAVFAFVASFEMGPGPIPWFIATELFEQGPRPAAIAVAGCSNWTSNFLVGLLFPPLADLCGSYVFIIFVVFLIFFIIFTYFRVPETKGRTFEDIARGFNASSSGPSSPPPQEGEVTLPVSPTTEKVPMVEFPPVEKSQNGLPSA; from the exons atggagaagatggaggaggacaaG aagaagaagaaggtgacaGGCTACCTGCTGTTCTGCGTGTTCACGGCAGTCATTGGATCTCTGCAATTCGGCTACAACACTGGAGTCATTAACGCCCCTGCGGAG AAATTGAAGACTTTCATCCGGAATGTGACTCTGGAGCGGACTGGAGAGGCTATGGAGGAGGGCACGGTCAAATTTGTGTGGGCCTTTGCTGTGGCCGTCTTCAGTGTCGGAGGCATGATCGGCTCGTTCGGAGTGGGAGTTCTGGTCAACAAGTTTGGAAG GCGTAAGGCCATGTTTATAAACAACATCTTGGCCCTCATCGGTGGTACTCTGATGGGTTTGGCCAGCTTGTGTCAGTCATTCGAGATGGTCATCTTTGGTCGACTGGTCATTGGCCTGTTCTGCGGACTGTGCACCGGTCTGAGCCCCATGTACATAGGAGAGCTGGCCCCGACTGCCCTGCGTGGGGCCTTTGGTACGCTGCACCAGCTGGGTGTGGTGATTGGCATCCTGGTGGCCCAG ATCTTTGGGCTGGAGTCCCTGCTTGGATCGCACCTCCTGTGGCCCTTGCTGCTGGCCCTGACGATCCTGCCAGCAGTGCTCCAGTGTATCATGCTGATCTTCTGCCCCGAGAGCCCCCGGCACCTCCTCATCAACCTCaaccaggaggaggaggcgcaACAAG CACTGGTGCGTCTGCGAGGCTACGAGGACGTGAGCGATGACATCAacgagatgaaggaggagagcaggaagatggCCATGGAGAAGAAGGTCACCATCCCCGAGCTGTTCCGCAGCCCCGCCTACAGGCAgcccatcatcatcgccatcgtGCTGCAGCTCTCCCAGCAGCTCTCCGGAATCAATGCT GTGTTTTACTATTCTACAGACATTTTTGAAAAAGCTGGAGTGACTGAACCCATTTATGCTACAATAGGAGCTGGAGTTGTCAACACAGTTTTCACCGTAGTATCT CTGTTTTTGGTGGACAGGGCCGGACGCAGAACGCTCCACATTATTGGCTTGGCTGGAATGGCCATTAGCGCTCTCCTCATGACCATCTCCATGGAACTGATT CCAATGAATAAGAACGTCAGCTACTTGGCCATCGTTGCAGTATTTGCCTTTGTAGCAAGCTTCGAGATGGGTCCGGGCCCAATCCCATGGTTCATTGCCACGGAGCTCTTCGAGCAAGGCCCTCGCCCGGCTGCCATTGCAGTGGCTGGATGCTCCAACTGGACATCCAACTTCCTGGTTGGACTCCTCTTTCCCCCACTGGCG gaCTTGTGCGGCTCCTATGTCTTCATCATCTTCGtggtcttcctcatcttcttcatcatcttcacctACTTCCGGGTGCCCGAGACCAAAGGCCGGACGTTCGAGGATATCGCCCGTGGCTTCAATGCTTCCTCCTCGGGGCCGTCCTCCCCGCCTCCCCAGGAGGGCGAGGTCACTCTCCCCGTCTCGCCCACCACTGAGAAGGTCCCCATGGTGGAGTTCCCCCCGGTGGAGAAGAGCCAGAACGGCCTCCCATCTGCCTAG